GTCTTTGATTTGGTATTTGTAATGACTTCCGGAGGACCTGTAAACTCCACAGAAGTTTTATCTACATTTTCCTATAGACTTTCCTTCAAATACTATTATTTTGGGCAAGGTGCGGCAGTAGCAAACATTCTTTTCTTATGTCTTTTTGCGGTAGCACTGGTGTATCTTAAAATGATAGGAAAGGAAGAGGTGTAGACTGATGAAGAGTATGTTTAAAAGAGTTATGTTTAAAGAAAGAAACAGATCCATTATTTATAGCATTATTGGAATTCTTATAGGTGCTGTATTTTTATTTCCGCTTTATTGGATAGTGGTTAGTTCATTAAAGACAGATGTAGAGATTTTTGCAATACCACAGACATTTTTTCCAACGAAATTAGAATGGTCGAACTATACGGAGCAACTTTTCGGTAAAAATAATGCATTTCGTGCATATATCAATTCCACTATAATAGCGCTTTCGGCTATGACAACTTCGATGATTCTTGGGATTCCGGCAGCATATGGACTGGCAAGATATAAAATTCCTGGGAAAAAAGCTATTATTACAACTTTTTTAGTAACCCAAATGCTGCCATCATCCCTTGTACTGACACCTTTATTTTTAACATTTTCTAAATTGAAATTGCTTAACACCTATTTTGCACCGATTTTTTCTGTGGCAACCATTTCGATTCCTTTTATTGTAATCATATTAAGACCGATTTTTAAAACATATCCCATAGAAATTGAGGATGCAGCTAAAATAGACGGATGTAACCGATTTTCTGCATTTTTCCGCATAGTACTTCCTATGTCTAAACCGGGGATTATTACCGTAGCATCTTTTTCATTCATACACGGATGGAATGACCTTGTATACTCTATGACTTTTAATAATAAAGAAATCTATAGGCCTATGACCGCTACAATTTATAATTTGATTACTGAGTTTGGCACACAGTGGAATAAGGTCATGGCATACGGCGTTTTATTGGTATTACCGGTGGTTTGTATGTTTGTATTCTTACAAAAATATATCATCAGCGGGCTTACCAATGGTTCTGTAAAAGGTTAATCATGAAGGAAAGCTACTTTGAGAGGGGATTTTTATATGAAAGGACTAGTATGGTCAGAAAACAATAAATTAGTACATCAATACGACGATGAAATCATATGGATAGAGCCCTTTGGAAGAAACAGTCTTCGAGTTAGGGTTACAAAAATGCCAGAAATGCCCCAAAAAGATTGGGCTCTTATTACACCGCTGAAAACAGAAGCTTCTATTCATATCGGAGAAGAGCTATGCAGCATCACAAACGGGAATATCACAGGAAAAATCAATAAATTCGGAATTATATGGTTTGAAAATGAAAAAGGAGAGATTCTGCTAAAAGAAAGATGGCAAACAAAGCAAGATCTTCATGAACATAAGGCGTTGTTATACTTTGGAAGAGAATTAAAGCCGATTTTGGGAGGACTGTATAAGGCGACCATGACATTTGAACCCAATCCCAATGAAAAAATATTCGGTATGGGACAAAGACAAATGGAACATCTTGATATGATGGGGTGTGAATTAGAATTAGCTCAGAGAAATTCTCAAGCAAGCATTCCCTTCTTTCTTTCTAATAGAGGATATGGATTTTTTTGGAATAATCCTGCTTACGGAAGAGCAACTTTTGCAAAGAATTTGACCAGATTTACGGCAGAAGTAACTGCTGCAGTAGATTATTGGATTACAGCAGGAGATACGCCGGCTCAAATTGTTGAACAATACATGGATGTGGTTGGAAAGGCTCCAAAATTTCCCGAATGGGCTGCAGGCTTCTGGCAATGTAAACTCCGATACAAAAATCAAGAAGAACTGCTTAATGTGGCAAGAGAATATAAGAAAAGAGGACTTCCTATTTCGGTGATAGTTATTGATTTCTTTCACTGGCCCATGCAAGGAGATTGGAAATTTGATGAAAAGTATTGGCCGGATCCTAAAGCTATGGTAGAGGAACTAAAATCAATGGGTATTGAATTAATGGTTTCTATATGGCCGACAGTGGATCCCAGAAGTGAAAATTATGCGGAAATGAAGCAAAAAGGATATTTGGTCAGAACCGATAAAGGGGTTCGTACCCAGCACACTTGTCTTGGGGCAACGGTTTACTATGATGCTACCAATCCTGGAGCACAGGAATACGTATGGAATAAGGCAAAGGAAAATTACTTTAAATACGGTATTAAAACTTTCTGGCTGGATGAAGCGGAACCGGAATATACGACTTATGACTTTGAACTTTATAGATATCATATAGGAACCAATCTTGAGGTAGGAAATATCTATCCTATGATGTACTCAAAAGGATTTTATGATGGCATGAAAAAAGAAGGAATTGAAGCGCCCCTTAACTTGGTTCGGTGTGCTTGGGCAGGAAGCCAAAGATACGGAGCCCTTCTATGGTCCGGAGATGTTCATTCTAGTTTTGAATCCTTGCGTATGCAGTTTGCAGCGGGCTTAAATGTCGGAATCAGCGGTATTCCCTGGTGGACGACGGATATAGGCGGATTTTACGGTGGAGATCCTAAAGATCCAAAATTTAGAGAATTAATTGTTCGCTGGTTTCAATATGGTCTGTTTTGTCCCGTATTTAGGCTTCATGGCTATCGTCTGCCAATAAAACACGGATCTTATGGGGTGGATACAGGGTTATTCGATTATGATACCAGTGGTCCTAATGAAGTTTGGGAATTTGGAGAGGAAGCTTATGAAATAATTAAAGAGTTGATGTTTATCAGAGAAAAGTTAAGACCCTATATTTTAAAGCAAATGGAAATTGCCAGCGATAAGGGGACACCTCCTATGAGACCACTTTTCTATGATTTCCCTGAAGATAAGAAAACCTGGGAAGTACATAATCAATTTTTATTTGGCAGCGATATATTAGTTGCACCAGTATTATATGAAGGACAAAAACAGTGTCAATTGTATCTGCCTAATGGAAGCAATTGGGTTGATTTTAAAACTTCCAGGATATATGAAGGAGGACAGACGATTTCCTACGATACACCCCTTGATACCATTCCTGTATTTATTAAAGAAGGATCTGAAATTTTTTTATAAAATTTTTATGCAACAATCAAATATCTAAATAGATGTTTGATTGTTGTTATTTCAATATGGGGGGATTTATATGAGCTTTAAAGAGGATTTTGTTTGGGGAACAGCAACTTCAGCTTATCAAATAGAAGGCGGAGCGCTTCAAGACGGCAGAGGCTTAACGATATGGGACGAATTTAGTCATACGCCTGGAAAGACTCGTTTTAGAGACCATGGCGATAATGCATGTGACAGTTATAATAGAATAGAAGAAGACATTGAAATATTAAAAGAGCTTGGAATTAAGGCCTATAGATTTTCTATAAGTTGGACAAGAATCCTTCCAAAGGGCACAGGAGAAATAAATCCCCTTGGCCTTGCCTATTATGATCGATTAATTAATGCATTAATTAAAAACAACATTACCCCTTTTGTTACCTTATTTCATTGGGATTATCCTTTAGAGCTATATTACAAAGGGGGATGGTTAAACTCGGATAGCCCAAAGTGGTTTGCCGAGTACGTAAAGGTCGTCGTAGATCATTTTTCCGATAGGGTTCAGTACTGGGTTACGCAAAATGAACCGGAATGTTATATCTGTAACGGACACGAAATCGGTCGTCACGCTCCAGGACTTCAGTTGCCGAGAAAACAGGTCATTAGAGCCTGGAACCACAACCTGGTGGCTCACGGATTAGCGGTGGAAGTCATAAGAAAAAATGCAAAATTAAAACCCTATATAGGTATT
The genomic region above belongs to Defluviitalea saccharophila and contains:
- a CDS encoding carbohydrate ABC transporter permease; the encoded protein is MKSMFKRVMFKERNRSIIYSIIGILIGAVFLFPLYWIVVSSLKTDVEIFAIPQTFFPTKLEWSNYTEQLFGKNNAFRAYINSTIIALSAMTTSMILGIPAAYGLARYKIPGKKAIITTFLVTQMLPSSLVLTPLFLTFSKLKLLNTYFAPIFSVATISIPFIVIILRPIFKTYPIEIEDAAKIDGCNRFSAFFRIVLPMSKPGIITVASFSFIHGWNDLVYSMTFNNKEIYRPMTATIYNLITEFGTQWNKVMAYGVLLVLPVVCMFVFLQKYIISGLTNGSVKG
- a CDS encoding glycoside hydrolase family 31 protein, which gives rise to MKGLVWSENNKLVHQYDDEIIWIEPFGRNSLRVRVTKMPEMPQKDWALITPLKTEASIHIGEELCSITNGNITGKINKFGIIWFENEKGEILLKERWQTKQDLHEHKALLYFGRELKPILGGLYKATMTFEPNPNEKIFGMGQRQMEHLDMMGCELELAQRNSQASIPFFLSNRGYGFFWNNPAYGRATFAKNLTRFTAEVTAAVDYWITAGDTPAQIVEQYMDVVGKAPKFPEWAAGFWQCKLRYKNQEELLNVAREYKKRGLPISVIVIDFFHWPMQGDWKFDEKYWPDPKAMVEELKSMGIELMVSIWPTVDPRSENYAEMKQKGYLVRTDKGVRTQHTCLGATVYYDATNPGAQEYVWNKAKENYFKYGIKTFWLDEAEPEYTTYDFELYRYHIGTNLEVGNIYPMMYSKGFYDGMKKEGIEAPLNLVRCAWAGSQRYGALLWSGDVHSSFESLRMQFAAGLNVGISGIPWWTTDIGGFYGGDPKDPKFRELIVRWFQYGLFCPVFRLHGYRLPIKHGSYGVDTGLFDYDTSGPNEVWEFGEEAYEIIKELMFIREKLRPYILKQMEIASDKGTPPMRPLFYDFPEDKKTWEVHNQFLFGSDILVAPVLYEGQKQCQLYLPNGSNWVDFKTSRIYEGGQTISYDTPLDTIPVFIKEGSEIFL